The Flavobacterium sp. IMCC34852 genome contains the following window.
TTACCCTAACATTAAAAAAAGCAATTCAGTCAAAAGATTTTACTCATTTTGCTTTTGCATTTCTAATGATAAGTTTATTTTTGACCGAATCATTTTTATGGAGACAAAGAGGAGTGGTTTATTTCACAATGATGTATTGTCTTTTTAATTCAGGAATTGCTTTTCAGAGTTCCAAAACAGAATAAAATTTATGAAAAGAATATTAATTACCGGAGCAGCCGGTTTCTTGGGTTCTCATCTATGTGACAGATTTTTAGCAGAAGGCTATTTTGTGATAGGAATGGACAACCTGATTACCGGAGATTTAAAAAATATTGAGCATTTATTTAAAGAAAAAAACTTTGAGTTTTACCACCACGATGTAACCAAGTTTGTTCATGTTCCGGGAAAGATAGACTACATACTTCATTTTGCCTCACCGGCCAGCCCGATAGATTATTTAAAAATCCCGATACAGACCTTAAAGGTCGGCTCATTGGGAACCCACAATCTTTTAGGATTGGCCAGAGTAAAAAAAGCCAGGATTCTTATTGCGTCAACATCAGAAGTTTATGGCGATCCATTGGTGCATCCGCAAACAGAAGAATACTTCGGCAATGTGAATACTATAGGGCCAAGAGGTGTTTACGATGAAGCCAAACGTTTTCAGGAATCTATAACTATGGCTTACCATACTTTTCACGGTGTAGAAACCAGGATAGTTAGGATTTTCAATACTTATGGACCAAGAATGCGCCTAAATGACGGTCGCGTTATTCCTGCTTTTATCGGTCAGGCTTTGAGAGGCGAAGATTTGACTATTTTTGGAGATGGTAGTCAAACCCGTTCTTTTTGTTATGTAACTGATCAGGTAGAAGGTATTTTCAGATTATTGCATTCCGATTATGTTTATCCGGTTAATATCGGAAACCCTGACGAAATTACCATCAAGGATTTTGCTGACGAAATAATTAAACTCACAGGAACCAATCAAAAAGTAGTTTACCATCCGTTACCGGTAAACGATCCGTTACAGCGACAACCGGATACCACTAAAGCAAAGGAAATTTTGGGATGGGAAGCCAAAGTATCGCGTGAAGAAGGGATGAAATTAACTTATGAATACTTTAAATCGCTTTCCAACGAAGAGCTTTTAAAAGAAGAGCATAAGGATTTTAAAGGATATATCCATTAGTATTTATGGTGGCACAGCAAACAGGAAGATATTCAAAATACATCAGGCCAATTAGTGTATTTTTTGATATAGTGACGCTCACGTTTTTAAGCTTATATTTCTTTAGAGATTTAAACATATCAGCGGCTTATTATATCATTTATCAAACTATTACTTGGTTGTTGATAGCGGCTATTGTTGGGTATTATGAAGTTTTTCGGTTTACGACTCCCGTAGAAATATTGTCAAAACTCATCAAGCAATTCAGCATTTTTTTGCTGATTGTAATCGCTTTTTTCCCGTTTGCTAAAACAGCGGTTTTCAGCATAAAAGCGATCACTTATTTTATACTATTTAGTTTTATCATTATAGTTGCCTTTAAAAATTTTCTTTTCATTTATCTCAAAAAATATAGGATAACCACCGGAAGTAATTATCGCAACGCCATTATCATTGGATACACACCGGAAGCAATCCGTTTAAAAGAAGTATTTGAAAACAGAAAAGATTATGGGTATCGTTTCTATGGCTATTTTTCGGATAAAAAACAAAATCCGGAGATTTTAGGAAAAATAGAGGAACTCAAAAATTATGTTTTAGAGAACAAAATAGATGAGATTTATTGTTCATTGAATGAAATCTCTAATGAAAAATTAAAGGAACTGGTTGAGTTTGCCGATGATAACCGAAAAGTCATCAAATTTATTCCTGACACTAAAGAGATTTTTTCCAAAAGCCTAAAAATCAATTACTACGAACTATTCCCGGTACTTTCCCTAGAAAAGACCCTATTGCACAATCCGTTTATCAAAGGAATAAAAAGGGCTTTTGATGTTTTGTTTTCCCTTATTGTCATTGTTTTTTTGCTCTCCTGGCTCATTCCATTATTGGCTATATTGATAAAGCTTGAATCCAAAGGACCGGTGTTTTTTAAACAAGGCAGACCCGGATTGGATGAAAAAGAATTCTTCTGTTACAAATTTCGTTCCATGCAAGTTAATGGTTTTACCGAAAAAGAGGCCTCTAAAAACGATCCTAGGGTTACCAAAATGGGTAAATTCATGAGAAAAACCAGTATTGATGAATTACCACAATTTTTCAATGTGTTGTTAGGTGATATGTCGGTTGTGGGACCAAGACCGCATTTATGGTCTCAAAATAAAGCGTATGCCAGCAAAATCAAAAAATACATGGTGCGTCATTATGTAAAACCCGGCATCACCGGTTTGGCACAAGTCAAAGGATTCAGAGGAGAAATAGAAACCGAAGAAGACATGGTAAACCGAATCAAACTCGATGTTTTTTACATTGAAAATTGGTCGATGATTATGGATTTAAAAATCATCTTTCAAACCGTCATCAATATTTTTAAAGGAGAAGACAAAGCCTATTAAAAAACTTTTTTGGCAATCAAATCTTTAACCTGATTATCTAAATCAAATGCTTTTTGAGCTGTGTCAAAAACACGCTGTTTCATCACCGCTAAATCCGATCTGGTAAGCTCTGAAATTTCGCTGAGCTTTTCATTCAAATCAGCAAAGTCTTCCACTTTGGCCACCCAACCCAATTTGTTTTCCGAAACAATGGTTTCTCCTTCACCACCACCAAAATATAGGATAGGAAAACCCAATGCGCCATATTCAAAAATTTTAGACGGAACTGAACCGTAAATTCGCGTTTTTAGCGGCACAATAGCAATGTCAAAGGTTTTTAAAGTATCATGCAAAGCTTTTCGCTCCATCATGCCATGAAAGAAGATTTTCGGCTCTTTTTGGGCTAAAATCAAAGCTTCTATTTGATTTTTCTCTGCACCGTCCCCAAACAGATGCAATTCGATATTTAAATGGCTTAAATCGATTTTATCGCAGAGTTCCAAGACGCCTTGGGCAACACCCAAAAGTCCGGCATAAAAGATTTTTACAGGCTGGTTTTCGATGGTTTTTAATTCCATTTCAGCCACTTGATGGTCAGGATAATTTCTATACAAATAACACTCTTTTTGTGGCGTGATGGTTTTTACATGCATAACAATTTCATTAGATTGTCCTAAAACCAAGTTCGCCTTGCGATAGATATACCGCTCAAAAAACAAAGAAATTTTATGCGAAAACGAACCTTCTTTCAAAGCCTCTAATTCTATTGCTGCTAATGGCCACAAATCGGACACATTGAGAATTATTTTTTTATTTTTAAGCGAAAGCACCAAAACGGAGATAAAAGAAAGCAATAACGGCGGCGATTGCACCACTACTTTTTGGGGTGTTTTTTTGAACAATAAATAGAAGAAAAGGCTCAAAGAAAAAGACAAAATAGAGACAATTCTAACTAAAATGTTTTTGCTCACACTCGGATAAATCCACAAACGTTTTACGGTAATATTGTCTCGGTTTTCGGTTACTGAGAATTTACCTTTGTATTCAGGAAACAATTCGCCTTTAGGGTAATTTCCTAGCGGACAAACAACACTAACATTGTAATTGTGTTGGTGCAACTTCAAAGCCAACTGCTCAATTCTATTGGCAGCAGCACCTTTTTCCGGCGGATAATAATTGGATATGATGAGAACTTCTTCCATTATTTTTTTAAAAGTATCTCAATGATGCGCTCAGAAGCTTTTCCGTCCCAAAGTTCGGGAATTCCCGATTTTCTGCGACCATTTTGTAGAAATTGCGCAAACACTTTCTCCAGATTTTCAATGGAGGTTCCAACCAAAGTATTCGTTCCAATAGTTTGCGTTTCAGGTCTTTCGGTATTATTTCGCATCGTAAAACACGGAATGTTTAAAACGGTAGTTTCCTCCGAAATACCGCCAGAATCCGTAATCACGGCAAAGCTGTTTTTAATTAAAAACATAAAATTCAAATAGCCTTGCGGTTCCACGAAAAGTATGTTTTTTAACGCCAAATTAGTTTCGCCTAAAATAGCCTTGGTTCGCGGATGAATAGGAAAAATTATCTTTTTGTCTCCAACCATTTTATCAATACCCTGAAGCAATGTTACCAATGATTTTTCTTCATCCACATTGGCCGGACGATGTAAGGTCAGAATGATATAATTTCCGGTTTCCAATCCAAATTCGCTCCAAAAAGCCGGAGCTGAAATCCGGTCTAAATTTTGGTATAAAGTGTCAATCATCACATTGCCCACAAAGTGAATATTTTTTTCATCCGCACCATATTTGAGCAAATTTTCGGAAGCTGTTGTTGAAGTGGTAAAGAAATAATCGGTGATACTGTCGGTAACAATTCGGTTGATTTCCTCAG
Protein-coding sequences here:
- a CDS encoding undecaprenyl-phosphate glucose phosphotransferase codes for the protein MVAQQTGRYSKYIRPISVFFDIVTLTFLSLYFFRDLNISAAYYIIYQTITWLLIAAIVGYYEVFRFTTPVEILSKLIKQFSIFLLIVIAFFPFAKTAVFSIKAITYFILFSFIIIVAFKNFLFIYLKKYRITTGSNYRNAIIIGYTPEAIRLKEVFENRKDYGYRFYGYFSDKKQNPEILGKIEELKNYVLENKIDEIYCSLNEISNEKLKELVEFADDNRKVIKFIPDTKEIFSKSLKINYYELFPVLSLEKTLLHNPFIKGIKRAFDVLFSLIVIVFLLSWLIPLLAILIKLESKGPVFFKQGRPGLDEKEFFCYKFRSMQVNGFTEKEASKNDPRVTKMGKFMRKTSIDELPQFFNVLLGDMSVVGPRPHLWSQNKAYASKIKKYMVRHYVKPGITGLAQVKGFRGEIETEEDMVNRIKLDVFYIENWSMIMDLKIIFQTVINIFKGEDKAY
- the wecB gene encoding non-hydrolyzing UDP-N-acetylglucosamine 2-epimerase — translated: MKITIIAGARPNFIKIAPIIKAIEKKQAEGANVSYRLVHTGQHYDKNLSDTFFEELNIPQPHANLEVKSGSQAEQTAAIMIAFEKELIQHPCDLVLVVGDVNSTMACTIVAKKLNVKVAHVEAGIRSGDMTMPEEINRIVTDSITDYFFTTSTTASENLLKYGADEKNIHFVGNVMIDTLYQNLDRISAPAFWSEFGLETGNYIILTLHRPANVDEEKSLVTLLQGIDKMVGDKKIIFPIHPRTKAILGETNLALKNILFVEPQGYLNFMFLIKNSFAVITDSGGISEETTVLNIPCFTMRNNTERPETQTIGTNTLVGTSIENLEKVFAQFLQNGRRKSGIPELWDGKASERIIEILLKK
- a CDS encoding glycosyltransferase family 4 protein, coding for MEEVLIISNYYPPEKGAAANRIEQLALKLHQHNYNVSVVCPLGNYPKGELFPEYKGKFSVTENRDNITVKRLWIYPSVSKNILVRIVSILSFSLSLFFYLLFKKTPQKVVVQSPPLLLSFISVLVLSLKNKKIILNVSDLWPLAAIELEALKEGSFSHKISLFFERYIYRKANLVLGQSNEIVMHVKTITPQKECYLYRNYPDHQVAEMELKTIENQPVKIFYAGLLGVAQGVLELCDKIDLSHLNIELHLFGDGAEKNQIEALILAQKEPKIFFHGMMERKALHDTLKTFDIAIVPLKTRIYGSVPSKIFEYGALGFPILYFGGGEGETIVSENKLGWVAKVEDFADLNEKLSEISELTRSDLAVMKQRVFDTAQKAFDLDNQVKDLIAKKVF
- a CDS encoding UDP-glucuronic acid decarboxylase family protein, coding for MKRILITGAAGFLGSHLCDRFLAEGYFVIGMDNLITGDLKNIEHLFKEKNFEFYHHDVTKFVHVPGKIDYILHFASPASPIDYLKIPIQTLKVGSLGTHNLLGLARVKKARILIASTSEVYGDPLVHPQTEEYFGNVNTIGPRGVYDEAKRFQESITMAYHTFHGVETRIVRIFNTYGPRMRLNDGRVIPAFIGQALRGEDLTIFGDGSQTRSFCYVTDQVEGIFRLLHSDYVYPVNIGNPDEITIKDFADEIIKLTGTNQKVVYHPLPVNDPLQRQPDTTKAKEILGWEAKVSREEGMKLTYEYFKSLSNEELLKEEHKDFKGYIH